In the genome of Heterodontus francisci isolate sHetFra1 chromosome 15, sHetFra1.hap1, whole genome shotgun sequence, one region contains:
- the LOC137377896 gene encoding uncharacterized protein, which yields MPQKDEATETLHYSVGILGTCAGALLLAVKHYSRVPLIPSSALGVLLLIVAALLGYTGIRKCSSHAILFVNLCLTVSALWCGTGLIYLLIGEKVVQGDGIRNALVPGYSAFVLGLFIIGVVGLIQKDVIVAFIAFAISLATAHEIVALYDQSFGRSAVASNYLIVSSIGLYFGLGRAFIFLSKGNIIFPGTDLSKNNSHMKFESIQNDTVALGYITNMLSASVLGCQVLGVTSNLFVGQVPWLWTAGVYQIVVCALSYRAIDSLTATFFGFTSILKFAEGYAFLYKLWQDNQPFFPVPVPIVLAVLFFILALFMTSKSLVDGIYLLFFVSYCIAVAAHPIGFFHGGAQGVSVAIFVASACLTLISLFNSIGSLTIPTGKGIIKGLLIRVNALTLKSDQDTQSPYLGYSRYSDAEILAHACNVVAAFAITVSVNVSAPLATVVLPWIVIPGGVLQLLCGSISFSRGKTLESSAFILYGQIWIIWGLTRYGGLYGSTRGFGIAIGIICFLLFNCFVVIGTFFLNVVWFAFSLSFQLILISFLLDAIDSNPFGYDIGVTIIFGLISFYCFLATLFNQSFKRPQLPMGYAWANLCGFGQGSSTCPHLPSRKSTSVRKIAEIMKNGGTCGIPTDTVYVLVAACNRPDAVEKAYNTKKQAKERPMSLWISNVAQLEPAKHLLNPLLWDFMQRVWPSSISLVIPRGEWLNLFGLKHADKYIGTPQSIAIRIPDCTVTTHLIDQVGPIAVTSANPTGEADTTHHNQVFAKLGDKVDGVLCDGPSPENIASTVVDCTKIETGTLGFFRVGLVPKSQVLQLFEEVQMKHLKGHINGGFNEDHSDPGMLQHSQTTDAYDNPAFTKGEEEEDVVPYRHYEEKH from the exons GTATAAGGAAGTGTTCAAGTCATGCTATACTATTTGTGAACCTGTGCCTGACAGTATCAGCTCTCTGGTGTGGAACTGGTCTTATTTACCTCTTGATTGGGGAGAAGGTAGTTCAAGGTGATGGGATCAGGAATGCTTTGGTCCCTGGCTACTCAGCTTTCGTCTTGGGGCTTTTCATCATCGGGGTTGTGGGATTAATCCAAAAGGATGTGATTGTGGCTTTCATTGCTTTTGCTATCTCTCTTGCTACTGCCCATGAAATTGTCGCATTATATGATCAATCTTTTGGTCGTTCTGCAGTAGCTTCAAATTATTTGATTGTGTCCTCTATAGGGCTTTACTTCGGCTTGGGccgtgcttttatttttttaagtAAAGGAAACATCATTTTCCCAGGGACTGATCTGTCCAAGAATAATTCCCATATGAAATTCGAAAGCATCCAAAATGACACAGTGGCTCTGGGGTACATTACAAACATGCTATCTGCCAGTGTGTTAGGATGCCAAGTTTTGGGTGTAACGTCCAATCTGTTTGTTGGTCAGGTGCCCTGGCTGTGGACAGCAGGTGTCTATCAAATTGTTGTTTGTGCTTTGTCTTACAGAGCCATTGACAGTCTGACTGCTACATTCTTTGGTTTTACCTCCATATTAAAATTTGCAGAAGGCTATGCTTTTCTTTACAAGCTCTGGCAAGACAATCAACCCTTCTTTCCAGTTCCAGTCCCTATTGTTCTTGCTGTTCTTTTCTTCATTCTGGCTCTGTTTATGACCAGTAAGAGTCTTGTTGATGGAATTTACTTGCTTTTTTTTGTTTCCTATTGTATCGCAGTAGCAGCTCATCCAATTGGTTTTTTTCATGGTGGTGCACAAGGTGTCAGTGTGGCCATATTTGTGGCTTCTGCTTGTTTAACTTTAATTTCCCTTTTCAATAGTATCGGATCCCTTACTATTCCCACTGGAAAGGGGATCATAAAGGGTTTACTCATTCGGGTTAATGCATTAACTCTGAAATCAGATCAAGACACCCAAAGCCCATATTTGGGATACTCCAGATATTCAGATGCTGAGATTTTAGCCCATGCCTGCAACGTTGTGGCTGCCTTTGCCATCACAGTATCAGTTAATGTCTCTGCACCTTTAGCCACTGTGGTCCTGCCCTGGATAGTCATTCCTGGGGGTGTCCTGCAGCTTCTGTGTGGTTCAATCTCTTTTTCTCGGGGTAAAACCCTGGAAAGTTCTGCTTTTATCCTTTATGGTCAAATATGGATAATCTGGGGTTTGACCAGATACGGTGGTCTCTATGGTTCTACTAGGGGGTTTGGTATTGCAATAGGGATTATTTGTTTCCTGCTTTTTAATTGCTTTGTGGTGATAGGAACTTTCTTTCTTAATGTCGTGTGGTTTGCCTTTTCTCTCAGCTTTCAGTTGATTCTGATCAGCTTTCTATTGGATGCCATTGATTCAAATCCTTTTGGATATGATATTGGGGTCACCATCATTTTTGGTTTGATTAGCTTTTACTGCTTTCTGGCCACCCTCTTTAACCAGAGCTTTAAGAGACCCCAGTTGCCCATGGGATATGCCTGGGCGAACCTGTGTGGGTTTGGACAGGGCAGCTCCACATGCCCTCATTTGCCTTCAAGAAAATCCACCTCAGTCAGAAAAATTGCAG AGATTATGAAAAATGGAGGCACATGTGGTATTCCAACAGACACCGTGTATGTGTTGGTGGCAGCCTGCAATCGTCCAGATGCTGTGGAAAAGGCTTACAA CACAAAGAAACAGGCCAAAGAGAGGCCAATGTCTCTATGGATCTCCAATGTAGCACAACTAGAACCAGCTAAACATCTGTTGAACCCTCTACTCTGGGACTTCATGCAGAGAGTTTGGCCTTCATCTATCAGTCTTGTCATCCCCAGAG GAGAATGGTTGAACTTATTCGGACTGAAACATGCAGACAAATACATTGGAACTCCTCAGAGCATTGCCATTAGGATTCCAGATTGCACTGTTACTACACATCTCATTGACCAG GTGGGACCTATAGCAGTGACATCAGCAAATCCAACTGGAGAAGCAGACACTACTCATCACAATCAAGTTTTTGCCAAACTTGGTGACAAG GTTGATGGTGTATTGTGTGATGGGCCTTCACCTGAGAACATTGCCTCTACAGTTGTGGACTGTACCAAGATAGAGACGGGAACACTGGGTTTCTTTAGAGTTGGTCTTGTGCCCAAATCACAG GTCTTGCAGCTGTTTGAAGAAGTGCAGATGAAACATTTAAAGGGCCATATTAATGGCGGATTTAATGAGGATCATTCAGATCCTGGCATGCTTCAGCATTCACAGACAACAGATGCCTATGATAACCCTGCCTTCACaaaaggggaggaagaggaggacgtTGTACCATACAGACATTATGAAGAAAA GCACTAA